TTCAAGGTCATTTTTTTGAACGCAGATAAGGTCAAAGGCATAAACCCGATAAATTCGCAAGGTGTACCCAGATAAAGTTTCAGGGTTTTGAGGTATTATCCTGAGATTTGGTTTAAATGTTTTCATCTGCGTAAATCCGCCTTTATCTGCGTTCACCAAAAAGTCTTTCCCCGCGTTCATTGTGTTTTGAGAGTGCGCAGCGAACGGGCGTGAGGCAGGTTTTTGGGTTTGGTTTTCACGCAAAGCCGCCAAGACGCGAAGAGGGGCAAATTCCAATTGCGGGCGATGAAGGGTAAAGAGCTTGTCAACAATAAAGATTTGACCCCATTTCTGTTTCTGTGCCTCGGGAGAAATCATGGGAAGGATAAAAAAAGAAAATCTCGATGTGCAACAGGTGGCTGAACGTCTCCGTCAGGAAATCCCGCGTCTGCGCCGTGAATACTCAGTTCGATCTCTTGGCCTATTTGGGTCATACGTTCGTGGTGAGCAACGTCGCGGCAGCGATCTCGATGTTCTGGTTGAGTTTTCTGAAGTGCCCGGAATGCTGCGCTTTCTTGATCTTGAACGAGATATCTCACGGTTAGTTGGCATACCTGTCGACCTGGTGCAGAAGGAAGCCCTCAAACCTGCTATCGGCCGGCGAATCGAAAAAGAAGTTCTGCCGATATGAAAGAGCCGCGCTTGGTTCAAGATTATCTGGGCGATATTCTCGATGCGATGGATAAAGCTGAGGATTTCACTGACTCAATGAACCTTCAGGCATTCAAGAAAGATGATAAAACCGTTTTTGCTGTCATTCGGAGCCTGGAAATCATTGGCGAAGCGGCTAAAAAGATACCGGTTCATTTGAGACGGAGATTCCCTGATATCCCGTGGAAAAGCTTAGCGGGAATGCGCGACAAGTTGATTCATGATTATGTCGGTGTGAGTCTTGAGGTTGTCTGGCGCACCGTAAAGGAGGATATCCCAACAGTGCGGCCACGTTTGAACGATATGCTGGAGGCAGTTCGGGACGAAGAGGTTAATCGTCCTTGAGACATGGAAGATGGCCCAAAAGGGTATAGTCCTGGCTCCTTGGCTCTCTTTGCGGCTTGAGTGAGGGTTAGCGAGCGGGCGTGAGGCAGGTTTTAAAAGATCGGGCTTCACGCAAAGCCGCCAAGGCGCGAAGAGAGACATATGCCAACCGGGGACAAAGAGGGATGAAGGACTTGTCAACAATAAAGATTTGACCCCATCTCTCCTGGAGACCCTTCAGACTCATTTCATTTTGGAAAAGGCTAAGGGTCGCTTTTTTGGGTATTTTGTCGTAGAAACAAAAGGTTGGCTTGGTCAGGCCCCGGTAGGGTCCGACATGTGAAGGGGTAGTTGCCGATGAACACCGCCAAGGAAGAGGTCAGGGATCTTCTCGACAGGCTTCCCGAAGACTGCTCGCTGGAAGATGTCCAGTATCATCTGTATGTTCTGGAAAAGATCAAGCATGGCCTAAGGGTGGCTGAAGATCAGAGTGTCTATTCACAGGAGGAGGCGGAACTCCGCTTGAAAAAGTGGCTCACCGAATAGTCTGGTCTCAGCAGGCGTTGTCCGATGTCGAGGAGATTGCTGAATATATCGAGAAAGACTCACCGTTTTATGCACGATCCGTTGTGGCCAGGATCGTCGCTGCGACTAGGCTTTTGGTGCAGTACCCACTATCTGGGCGGGTAGTTCCCGAGATGAGAGACGCTGCTATTCGCGAAGTGTTTGCCGTCAATTACCGGATTATTTATCGAGTTGAGGAGACCGTGGTGACGATTGCTGCCGTTGTTCATGGCAAAAGGTTGCTGGACACTGGCGGGGCCTGATTTTCACTTTGCGTCCTCGCGGCTTGAGAGAGCGCAGCGAACGGGCGTGAGGCAGGTTTTATGAGTTCGGGTTTCACGCAATGTCGCCAAGGCGCGAATAGAGATATACCCACCCGCGGGCAAAGAGGGATGAAAGTCTTGTCAATATTAAAGATTTGACCCCATCTCTTTGACGAGTTGGTTCAGGGTTGCGTTGCGGTCGAATGTGATGAGGACGTTCTTGGCGAATTGAGTACGGTTTGCCTTGAAGCCCGCTACCCTTCGGACTTCGGCCTGTTGCCTCATGGCCGGCCTTTGCCGAGCGACATCGCGCGGTATCGGCAAGCTGTAAAAGCAATTTACGATAAAATCAGTTGTTTTCTGGAAAAGCCCTGATTATTTGGTCGATTGAGGACATGTTTAATGCGTGTCATGCTTGAAAGGTTCTCATCTGCGTAAATCCGCCTTTATCTGCGTTCACCAAAAAGTCTTTCCCCGCGTTCATTGTGTTTTGAGAGTGCGTAGCGAACGGGCGTGAGGCAGGTTTTTGGGTTTGGGTTTCACGCAAAGCCGCCAAGGCGCGAGAGGGGCAAATTCAAATTGATGGACGTAGAAGAACAAAGGGTTTGTCAACAATAAAGATTTGACCCCGTTTGCTCGGTTCAAATAATACACAGAAAAAATGGAGATTTCATGTCAAGACTGACGACTTTTACTTCAGAATCGGTGTCTGAGGGGCACCCCGACAAGATGGCTGATCAAATTTCTGATGCCGTCCTCGATGCTATTCTGCGGCAGGATAAAAACGCGCGTGTCGCCTGCGAAACCATGCTGAAAACCGGTGCGGTGATTCTTGCCGGGGAAGTGACCACTGGCGTATGGGTAGATTTGGAAGAACTGGTGCGCAAGGTGGTGACCGATATTGGCTACGACCACTCAGATCTGGGTTTTGACGGCAATACCTGCTCCGTGAACAATATGCTCGGGAAACAGTCCCCGGATATTGCACAGGGTGTCGATGAATACGAGGGCCATGAGCAGGGCGCCGGCGACCAGGGATTGATGTTTGGTTTTGCCTGCGATGAAACCGATGTGCTTATGCCCGCTGCCATTACCTACGCCCACCGCCTGGTGCAGCGTCAGAGCCAGCTCCGCAAAAAAAGGATTCTCCCCTGGCTACGCCCCGACGCTAAGAGTCAGGTCACCTTACGCTACGTCGACGGTAAGCCGGTCGGTGTTGACGCTGTGGTGCTGTCCACGCAGCATGATCCAGACATCTCGGCCAAGGATCTTAAAGAAGCGGTCATTGATGAGATCATCAAGCCCGTTCTCCCCGCAGAGTGGCTGGATAATTCAACGCGTATTCATGTCAACCCCACCGGCCGCTTCGTCATCGGTGGTCCCGTCGGGGATTGCGGCCTGACCGGCCGAAAGGTTATCGTAGATACCTATGGTGGGTTTGCACGCCACGGAGGAGGTGCCTTTTCCGGAAAGGACCCTTCCAAGGTGGATCGCTCCGCTACCTATGCCGCCCGTTACATTGCCAAAAATATTGTGGCCGCAGGATTGGCCAGCAAATGCGAACTCCAGGTTTCCTATGCGATCGGTGTCGCGGAACCGACCAGTGTTGCCGTTGACACCTTTGGCACCGCCGTTATCGACGAGGAAAAGATTGAGGCGTTGATTCGTCGCCATTTTGATTTGCGGCCCAAAGGGCTGATTGCCATGCTGGATCTGCTGCGCCCCATCTATCAGGCAACTGCAGCGTATGGGCATTTTGGCCGCAACGAGTTTCCGTGGGAACAAACCAATAAGGCCGAGGAATTACGCCAGGATGCGGGGCTCTAAGCTTGTTGGCGAAAGCTTTTAGATCCATCGGTTCGCCGCGCCAGTGGGTGCAGGATGACCTGCTGCGGCGCCTGTTCAAAAATGCAGCCGTCTTGTTCAGTGGCAATATGATTGCCTCCCTGCTGGGGCTGGCATCCCTGGCGTTGACTGCCCGCGCGTTGGGTGTCGAGCAGTTTGGTTTTTTGGTGCTGATCACCACCTATGTGCTGATCGTCGACAGGCTGGTTAATTTTCAGAGTTGGCAGGCCATTATCAAGTACGGCGCGGATGCTTTGGAGAAAGAGCGCCGTGAGGACTTCAAATCCCTCATAAAATTCGGGTTTCTGCTGGATGGCGCAACGGCGGTTCTGGGGGCGGTTGTAGCCGCCTGCGCTGCCTGGTTCGTGGGGCAGTGGCGTGGGTGGGATGACCAGCTTGTGCTGATGGCGGCTCTGTACAGTTTCACCATCCTTTTTCACATCAACGGCACCCCGACGGCTATTCTCAGGTTGTTCAACAAATTCAAACTGGTGGCTTACCAGAATGTCATCGCCTCGGTCATTAAGTTGGTCGGCGTGACAATCGCGTTTTTCAGTGGGGCGGGGTTGTGGGCATTTCTGCTGGTGTGGGCGGTGGTCGATGTTGTCGGCAAGCTTGTTCTGGTTTTCTTCGCTGGACAGGAATTGACGGCAAAAGGGTATCGGGGGCTCTGGGGGAGCAGTACCAAGGCCATATCTCAAAAATTTAAAGGGATATGGGCGTTTGTTTGGACGACCAATATTAACAGCTCGATACGCATGACGTCGCGTGAGCTTGATGTCATGATCATTGCAGGTTTTCTTGGGCCGGCGGCAGTCGGGCTTTATAAAATTGCCAAACAGTTCGCTTCGGTTATTCAGAAAACTATAGACCCGCTTTATCAAGCGATTTATCCAGAACTTGCAAAGCTTTTTACGAGGGGCGAGATAAAAAACTTCATTTTTTTCGGCCTTCGCTCATCACTGATTGCCGGGATGTTTGCGGCCTTGGTCTGGCTTGGATTTTATTTCTTTTCAGAATACATTTTCCTTTTCACGGTAGGCGCTGAATACCTGGATGCCGTAGGCGTTTTGCTCTGGTACATGATGGCAATCGTTGTTGCAACAATCGCCTTTCCGCTGCAACCCGCCATGCTTGCCATGGGTCTACCGCATACAACCTTTTGGGTCCATATCGGCAGCACCATTGTTTATTTTTCTGTGCTTTATGTCGCCTTGCCTTCACTTGGCCTCATCGGTGCCGGGGTGGCTTATTTAGTTTATTATCTGAGTTGGTCTTGTGCCATGTTGGCCATTGAAGCTTATTTGCTGGCAAGGAGGGTTTGAGTTGAAGTGCGTCCCCCTAACAAAGGATGAAGTGAACGCCTTTCTTCATTTCGGATATTTACCGAGCCCAAAGCCTGTCAATGTGGCCGGCTTGCTTTCCCGTTACAATATCGCACCTAAACCCGAGGAAAATAAGGCTGACGAAAAGAGTTTGATTGAGGAAGGATCAGGCATTCTTGATAGCATTTTTGCCGATATAGCTAAAAAAATTGAAAATAAGAAGGTCGTTATCCCGATAAGTGGCGGGATGGATTCACGGGGCATATTGGCTGGTCTTTTAAGGCATTTGCCGAAAGAAAAAATTCAAACTGTGACTTTGGGCATTCCCGGGGCGCTGGATTACGAAATCGGGCAACTGGTTGCAAAAAAAGCAGGGGTACACAACAAGGCTATTGATTTAAATGAAATCAGGTTTTGCGAAAAAGAATTGATTGAATACGCCAAGTGCTTTAATCGACCGATCGCCTTGCTGGAAGGTTATCTGTTTAGTCAGGTATTTAGGGGCTTTGGAAGCGAGAGTGTTTTTCTAAGCGGATTTTTGGGGGAGGCGCTAACCGGCGCACATTTGCCCTCTGTGGAAAGTAAGACGTGGGAACAGGCCAAAGAAGTTTTTTCTAAATGGAATAACTATACAAAGGGTGAATATGGTTGCCAGCTAAGCGAAGCATTGCCTCTTGGTGAATATTATAGAGGGAACCTCTCACTGGATGACCAGTTGGATTTTTTTATTCGGCAAAGGTTCTACATTAGGCCCCTTGTTTTACAAAAAGGTTATACACATATTGCCCCATATTTGAATGAAAAATGGTTTGACTTTGCTCTTAATTTGCCTAGGAATTATCGCGAAAACCAAAGTATTTTTAAGAAAATTCTTTTATATAGTTACCCTGAGCTTTTTAGTCTGCCTCTTAAAAACAATAGAGGTTTGCCGTTGACAGCAGGGAGTTTTGCTCTTTTTCAAAAGAGGGTGAGAAATAGATTGACATTGATGGGGAATAAATGTCTGCCAGCATTAATTCCTAAGCCACCTCATGGCTTAAATTATATAGACTTTGAACAGGGCTATTGTAATAAAGAGGATCTTAAGCGGCTTGCTGATAAGTCTTTACATGATCTTGATATGCGCCAGTTAATTGACTGGATTGATATAAGAAAGATATGGCAAGAGCATCTTTCCAGTGGAGAAAACCACGCCCAGATTATTTCACTTCTAGTTTCCCTAGAAATTTTTTACAAGGCACATGAATATAATGAAATTACGTAATAAATTTGAGATTCAGGATTCTCAATATGAGTTTCCTTATCACTATATCCCCCATTTTGACAAAAATGGCACTCCAAGTTTGATGCGTAAACTCAATTGGGGGTTCGACTACTTGTGTTACCAAAGGCATATCAGGGAGAAGGTTTCGGAAATAAATCCCCGGTCCGTTCTTGAGGTGGGTTGTGGAGACGGTTATTTTATTGGGAATCTGCCGACGAGCATTCCTGTGCGTGTTGGTTGCGACCTATCTGAAAGGGCGATTGCCTTTGCGAGGGCTTTTCATCCAAATTGCCAATTTTCTGCTTCGGATGTTGGGGAGTTGGGCGAAAAATTTGATATTGTCGCCGCAATAGAGGTTTTAGAACATATTCCTGATGATTTAATCGCCAGTTTTTTTTGCAAATTATCGGAGCGCCTCGAAGAGAATGGCAGGATTGTTTTGTCTGTCCCAACGACGGTCATTCCGTTAAATAAAAAGCATTATCGCCACTACACATTGGACCTTTTGGAAAAACAGTTAGGGCAAAGCGGGGCGATGCTGGAAATAATTGAGCACGAGTATATTTATAATAAGCCCATCTGGTTTGATTTTTTTAAAAGAACTTTTGACAACAGGTTATTCAGTTTTGAACTTAAACCTTTTATGCGGCTTGCCTGGAATTGTGTTTGGAAGAAAAACAGATATGCCAACGGTCAAAATGGCTATCACTTGGTTGCAATCATCGGCAAGGCGAAAAAGTGAAAATCGTTTATATCTCCAGCTCAGCCATCCCCTCTCGCGCTGCCAACAGCATCCACGTCATGAAAATGTGTCAGGCCTTTGCGAAGAACGGCCACGAGGTTGTGTTGCTGGCGCCTGACCGGAAGGCAGAATATGAGCCTAGTGTGGGGGATTGTTATGAATATTATGGTGTGGAAAAATGCTTTGAAATTGTAAAAATCCCATGGCTTCCCTTGAAAGGGCGAGGGTATATTTATGGGTTTTTAGCGGCACGAAAGGCAAAAGAATTAAGCCCGGATCTTGTGTATTGCAGGAATGCGCCTGGTTGCTATTTTGCGGCAAGGTTTGGTCAACCAGTGTTTTTTGAATCCCACGCGCCACTTGAAGACGCTGGTAAAATTTCTGACTGGATGTTTCGAAAGATTATTAAAGATCCCAATCTTCAAAAATTGGTAGTTATTACCAATGCGCTCAAAGATTATTATGAAAAAAACTATCCCGCAACCAGAAATAAAATCCAAGTGGCCCCTGATGGTGCTGACCCAATCCCTCCCGATATCGAGCCTGTTGTTTTTCCAAATGCAGGGAAGCGGTTGCAGGTGGGATACGTGGGGCATCTATATAGGGGGCGTGGTATTGAACATATAGCAAGCCTCGCTTTGGCCTGCAGAGAATGGGCCGATTTTCATGTCGTGGGAGGGGGGCAGGATGACCTTGCCCGCTGTATTTCAGAATTTAGTTACATCGACAATCTATATTTTCATGGTTTTTTGCCATACGTGGATGCTCAAAATTTCCGAGTCGGCTGTGATGTTCTAATTGCCCCTTACCAAGAAGACATAAGTATAGCGGGGCTAGGAAAGGGAAATACATTGCAGTGGATGTCCCCATTAAAAATATTTGAATACATGGCTGCGGGAAAACCGATTATATGTACAAATTTTCCAGTGTTACGAGAAGTACTCGTTGACAAAAAAAATGCCTTGCTATGCCATTTTTGCAGCCAAGTGGAATGGATAGAGGCACTGGCAAGCATAAGAGACGATAGTTTTTTGGGCAAATCGCTCGGGGAAAACGCCTATTCTGACTTTATTAAAAAATATACGTGGGGCTCGCGGGCACAGCGATTGATGAGTCAGCCAGATAAGAGTTTGAGTTGATTACAAAACCAGAATTTATAGCATTTCAGGGTTTTTCGTACTTTGCGTTGCTGGCTTTTATTGCGCTGGTCGAATATAGGCGAAATAAAAACAGTATAATAGATTTTTTGTCTATTTTTAATTTTGTTTTTTGTGTGTTTTATGTGATTTCGCCTGTCGTTAGTTTATTTATTGCTGAGGATTTAGTATCAATTCATAATCTTCGTGGTTTAAAATTTTATATTTCCCAGTGGTATACGCCCCTGCTTGCATGGTTCGGCTATCTCTCATTTTTGGCCGGCTATAATTTTACACCTATGAAATTTTACATTGTCTCAATGCGCTTTAAGGTAAAAAAACTGCCGTTCCTTTATTTTTCTTTTCTTATGATAATTTTCGGCATGTTTATTCTGTTTTCTTTTGATTACGGGGGCGTTAA
The window above is part of the Geoalkalibacter ferrihydriticus DSM 17813 genome. Proteins encoded here:
- a CDS encoding nucleotidyltransferase family protein, producing the protein MGRIKKENLDVQQVAERLRQEIPRLRREYSVRSLGLFGSYVRGEQRRGSDLDVLVEFSEVPGMLRFLDLERDISRLVGIPVDLVQKEALKPAIGRRIEKEVLPI
- a CDS encoding DUF86 domain-containing protein, translating into MKEPRLVQDYLGDILDAMDKAEDFTDSMNLQAFKKDDKTVFAVIRSLEIIGEAAKKIPVHLRRRFPDIPWKSLAGMRDKLIHDYVGVSLEVVWRTVKEDIPTVRPRLNDMLEAVRDEEVNRP
- a CDS encoding type II toxin-antitoxin system mRNA interferase toxin, RelE/StbE family yields the protein MAHRIVWSQQALSDVEEIAEYIEKDSPFYARSVVARIVAATRLLVQYPLSGRVVPEMRDAAIREVFAVNYRIIYRVEETVVTIAAVVHGKRLLDTGGA
- the metK gene encoding methionine adenosyltransferase, whose protein sequence is MSRLTTFTSESVSEGHPDKMADQISDAVLDAILRQDKNARVACETMLKTGAVILAGEVTTGVWVDLEELVRKVVTDIGYDHSDLGFDGNTCSVNNMLGKQSPDIAQGVDEYEGHEQGAGDQGLMFGFACDETDVLMPAAITYAHRLVQRQSQLRKKRILPWLRPDAKSQVTLRYVDGKPVGVDAVVLSTQHDPDISAKDLKEAVIDEIIKPVLPAEWLDNSTRIHVNPTGRFVIGGPVGDCGLTGRKVIVDTYGGFARHGGGAFSGKDPSKVDRSATYAARYIAKNIVAAGLASKCELQVSYAIGVAEPTSVAVDTFGTAVIDEEKIEALIRRHFDLRPKGLIAMLDLLRPIYQATAAYGHFGRNEFPWEQTNKAEELRQDAGL
- a CDS encoding lipopolysaccharide biosynthesis protein, producing MLAKAFRSIGSPRQWVQDDLLRRLFKNAAVLFSGNMIASLLGLASLALTARALGVEQFGFLVLITTYVLIVDRLVNFQSWQAIIKYGADALEKERREDFKSLIKFGFLLDGATAVLGAVVAACAAWFVGQWRGWDDQLVLMAALYSFTILFHINGTPTAILRLFNKFKLVAYQNVIASVIKLVGVTIAFFSGAGLWAFLLVWAVVDVVGKLVLVFFAGQELTAKGYRGLWGSSTKAISQKFKGIWAFVWTTNINSSIRMTSRELDVMIIAGFLGPAAVGLYKIAKQFASVIQKTIDPLYQAIYPELAKLFTRGEIKNFIFFGLRSSLIAGMFAALVWLGFYFFSEYIFLFTVGAEYLDAVGVLLWYMMAIVVATIAFPLQPAMLAMGLPHTTFWVHIGSTIVYFSVLYVALPSLGLIGAGVAYLVYYLSWSCAMLAIEAYLLARRV
- a CDS encoding class I SAM-dependent methyltransferase, with amino-acid sequence MKLRNKFEIQDSQYEFPYHYIPHFDKNGTPSLMRKLNWGFDYLCYQRHIREKVSEINPRSVLEVGCGDGYFIGNLPTSIPVRVGCDLSERAIAFARAFHPNCQFSASDVGELGEKFDIVAAIEVLEHIPDDLIASFFCKLSERLEENGRIVLSVPTTVIPLNKKHYRHYTLDLLEKQLGQSGAMLEIIEHEYIYNKPIWFDFFKRTFDNRLFSFELKPFMRLAWNCVWKKNRYANGQNGYHLVAIIGKAKK
- a CDS encoding glycosyltransferase family 4 protein — its product is MKIVYISSSAIPSRAANSIHVMKMCQAFAKNGHEVVLLAPDRKAEYEPSVGDCYEYYGVEKCFEIVKIPWLPLKGRGYIYGFLAARKAKELSPDLVYCRNAPGCYFAARFGQPVFFESHAPLEDAGKISDWMFRKIIKDPNLQKLVVITNALKDYYEKNYPATRNKIQVAPDGADPIPPDIEPVVFPNAGKRLQVGYVGHLYRGRGIEHIASLALACREWADFHVVGGGQDDLARCISEFSYIDNLYFHGFLPYVDAQNFRVGCDVLIAPYQEDISIAGLGKGNTLQWMSPLKIFEYMAAGKPIICTNFPVLREVLVDKKNALLCHFCSQVEWIEALASIRDDSFLGKSLGENAYSDFIKKYTWGSRAQRLMSQPDKSLS